The following proteins come from a genomic window of Dysidea avara chromosome 12, odDysAvar1.4, whole genome shotgun sequence:
- the LOC136241334 gene encoding uncharacterized protein, translating to MSSKLNMMPILYLTALALLSLALLSLPTLAIAENGTCTRYGFDVEFPGVSCADIYDKNPASHGKSGYYVIGTDHVRTVYCDMELECSGHKGGWMKIADYDTSKGDDCPSGWKKIKINGLDLCRSPNDNAGCYSTHFHVNKVSYNKICGRVKGYQKGSPTAFERVSNPSLDNGYVEGISITLGSPRKHVWTYAVGLSDDHNYPVYNCPCAKYPGPSPPAFVGNHYYCESGDTGAFSNSPYYTTDPLWDGDGCLPDNNCCTNTDQPWFFRQITMARKDDIEVRLCTNEVFSNEATLVEQIEIYVQ from the coding sequence ATGTCAAGCAAGTTAAACATGATGCCAATTTTATATCTTACTGCTTTGGCTTTGTTGTCTTTGGCTTTGTTGTCTTTGCCTACATTAGCAATAGCTGAAAATGGGACCTGCACAAGGTATGGATTTGATGTTGAGTTTCCTGGAGTATCCTGTGCTGACATATATGACAAGAACCCAGCCAGTCATGGCAAGTCAGGATACTATGTTATTGGAACTGATCATGTCCGCACTGTCTACTGTGATATGGAACTAGAGTGTAGTGGTCATAAAGGAGGATGGATGAAGATTGCTGACTATGATACTAGTAAAGGAGATGACTGCCCCAGTGGATGGAAGAAAATCAAAATAAATGGCTTAGATTTATGTCGGTCACCTAATGATAATGCTGGCTGTTACTCAACACACTTCCATGTTAATAAAGTCAGTTACAATAAGATCTGTGGACGAGTAAAAGGCTATCAGAAAGGATCACCAACTGCTTTTGAAAGAGTGAGCAATCCTTCTTTAGATAATGGCTATGTTGAGGGAATATCCATAACGCTAGGCAGTCCTCGTAAGCATGTTTGGACCTATGCAGTGGGTTTGAGTGACGACCACAACTATCCTGTATATAACTGTCCTTGTGCTAAATATCCAGGACCATCCCCTCCTGCATTTGTAGGTAACCATTATTATTGTGAGTCTGGTGATACTGGAGCATTTTCCAATAGCCCATACTACACCACAGATCCCTTGTGGGATGGTGATGGGTGTCTTCCTGACAACAATTGTTGCACTAACACTGACCAACCTTGGTTCTTCCGTCAAATTACTATGGCCAGAAAAGATGATATTGAAGTACGACTGTGTACAAATGAAGTGTTCTCAAATGAGGCCACACTAGTGGAACAAATAGAGATTTATGTGCAGTAA